A genomic window from Arthrobacter globiformis includes:
- a CDS encoding bifunctional lysylphosphatidylglycerol flippase/synthetase MprF encodes MRQPDQGRRVPSGYRTPAGWARVLRGSPATLTFVVLFWAAGALSASLRSGPFLLPHVAATSHSVPDHWYALLLSAFWERDLAGYVVGTLVVLLAGLPLERRVGSLKFAAAALAGHVLGIVATLGFLAAARGLMGSWIRDLSGHFFLGPSALACAAAMTATAALSTLWRRRIRVVLLAVLLLFAMYAGGFEDLVRLGAAAAGGLLGPVLLGRRPRFGRPAVSRHEARILVALLLTVAAIGPVIAGLAPHAVGPLSVLKFLFTNIQPVDPAALQASCSRPADFRDCAAAQLQLRAGAGGIFMAILPSFLLLLFADGLRRGRRFAWAGALVIQASLSLLAAVTIAGVLLPPPGPGVPAREGVGGIELSGYSHPLSLVLPMLLPVFLAVLLLAGRNLFPVRAPRGTYLQLARRVVAALVLLSLVYVGLGLALADGFTPVPGLLQLLADVPDRFLPLGFLVDRSPAFFPESTAAVVLYESIGVVFWAWTGFLLLGTFLRPAHGRNSADEERARRILKSQGGGSLSWMTTWSGNSYWFSGSSFIAYRVLSGVAVALGPPLGPRAEQEAAFMEFARHCRFSGWTPCFYFVSEELRGVAGSLGWGSVQVAQETVLRLDEVSFRGKKFQDIRTALNRAAKAGIRAEWTTFARAPISVQAQIEAISEEWVADKKVPEMGFTLGSLDELDDPEVRCLLAIDADHTVHAVASWLPVYRNGYVVGWTLDFMRRRGDGFRASIDFLIASAALSLQDEGCEFMSLSGAPLARVPSSSPAGGVPAGSVSGSVSGSARGSGAPVGSDTSAGSDANGGLDRMLDWFGAALEPVYGFRSLLAFKAKFKPDYEPMYLLYPDAAALPAIANAITRAYLPSINLGQGLTLVRGLLTRR; translated from the coding sequence ATGCGGCAGCCGGACCAGGGACGACGAGTACCCTCCGGCTACCGGACACCCGCGGGCTGGGCCCGGGTACTGCGCGGCTCCCCCGCCACCCTCACCTTCGTCGTTCTCTTCTGGGCCGCCGGCGCACTGTCCGCCAGCCTCCGCTCCGGCCCCTTTCTTCTGCCCCACGTCGCGGCCACCTCACATTCCGTTCCGGACCACTGGTATGCCCTGCTGCTCTCCGCGTTCTGGGAGCGGGACCTGGCGGGATATGTGGTGGGCACGCTCGTGGTGCTTCTGGCCGGGCTACCGCTGGAACGCCGAGTCGGATCCCTGAAGTTCGCTGCGGCGGCGCTGGCCGGGCACGTGCTGGGGATCGTGGCGACGCTCGGGTTCCTCGCCGCGGCCCGGGGCCTGATGGGAAGCTGGATACGGGACCTGAGCGGGCACTTCTTCCTGGGGCCGAGCGCCCTGGCCTGCGCGGCTGCGATGACTGCGACCGCCGCCCTCTCCACCCTGTGGCGGCGCCGGATCCGCGTTGTCCTGCTCGCCGTGCTGCTGCTGTTTGCGATGTATGCCGGAGGCTTCGAGGACCTCGTCCGGCTCGGGGCGGCCGCGGCAGGAGGGCTGCTGGGTCCTGTGCTGCTGGGCCGTCGCCCGCGCTTCGGCAGGCCCGCCGTCTCCCGGCACGAGGCCCGGATTCTAGTGGCGCTGCTCCTCACGGTCGCGGCGATCGGTCCGGTGATCGCGGGACTGGCACCGCACGCCGTCGGACCTCTTTCTGTGCTGAAGTTCCTGTTCACCAACATCCAGCCGGTAGACCCCGCGGCGCTGCAGGCGTCCTGTTCCCGCCCGGCTGACTTCAGGGACTGTGCGGCCGCACAGCTGCAGTTGCGGGCCGGGGCGGGTGGAATCTTCATGGCCATCCTGCCGTCCTTCCTGCTGCTCCTGTTCGCCGACGGCCTGCGGCGCGGGCGCCGGTTCGCCTGGGCGGGTGCTCTGGTGATCCAGGCCTCGCTGTCCCTGCTGGCCGCCGTCACCATTGCCGGCGTCCTGCTGCCGCCGCCTGGTCCGGGTGTGCCCGCCCGCGAGGGTGTGGGCGGCATCGAGCTGTCGGGCTATTCGCACCCGCTCAGCCTGGTGCTGCCGATGCTCCTGCCTGTCTTCCTGGCGGTGCTCCTGCTGGCAGGCCGGAACCTGTTCCCGGTGCGTGCGCCCCGCGGAACGTACCTGCAGCTGGCGCGCCGGGTGGTGGCTGCCCTGGTTCTGCTGAGTCTGGTTTACGTGGGCTTGGGACTGGCCCTGGCCGACGGATTCACTCCTGTGCCTGGGCTGCTTCAGCTTCTGGCCGACGTCCCGGACAGGTTCCTGCCGCTGGGCTTCCTGGTGGACCGCTCACCGGCGTTCTTCCCCGAGAGCACCGCCGCCGTCGTCCTTTACGAAAGTATCGGCGTCGTGTTCTGGGCGTGGACCGGGTTCCTGCTGCTCGGGACGTTCCTGCGTCCGGCCCATGGCCGGAACAGCGCGGACGAGGAGCGGGCCCGGCGCATCCTGAAGTCGCAGGGCGGCGGTTCCCTTTCCTGGATGACCACGTGGAGCGGGAACAGCTACTGGTTCTCCGGTTCGAGCTTCATCGCGTACCGGGTGCTCAGCGGGGTGGCTGTGGCGCTCGGGCCGCCCCTGGGTCCGCGGGCCGAGCAGGAAGCCGCGTTCATGGAGTTCGCCCGGCACTGCAGGTTCAGCGGGTGGACGCCGTGCTTCTACTTCGTGTCCGAGGAGCTCCGCGGCGTGGCCGGATCGCTGGGGTGGGGCTCGGTGCAGGTGGCGCAGGAGACCGTGCTGCGGCTGGACGAGGTGTCCTTCCGCGGCAAGAAATTCCAGGACATCCGCACCGCGCTGAACCGGGCGGCCAAGGCAGGGATCCGCGCCGAGTGGACCACGTTTGCCCGGGCGCCGATCTCCGTGCAGGCCCAGATCGAAGCGATTTCCGAGGAGTGGGTGGCGGACAAGAAAGTCCCGGAGATGGGCTTCACGCTCGGCAGCCTGGATGAGCTGGACGACCCCGAGGTCCGCTGCCTGCTGGCCATCGACGCTGACCACACCGTCCACGCGGTGGCGTCGTGGCTGCCAGTGTACCGGAACGGATACGTGGTGGGCTGGACACTCGACTTCATGCGGCGGCGCGGCGACGGCTTCCGTGCGAGCATCGACTTCCTCATCGCCTCCGCCGCGCTGAGCCTGCAGGACGAGGGGTGCGAGTTCATGAGTCTTTCCGGGGCGCCGCTGGCCCGGGTGCCGTCTTCTTCGCCTGCGGGCGGGGTCCCGGCCGGTTCCGTCTCTGGTTCCGTCTCTGGTTCCGCCCGCGGTTCTGGCGCGCCTGTCGGTTCTGACACGTCTGCCGGTTCTGACGCGAACGGCGGCCTGGACCGGATGCTCGACTGGTTCGGCGCAGCCTTGGAACCGGTCTACGGCTTCCGTTCACTGCTGGCATTCAAGGCGAAATTCAAACCGGACTACGAACCCATGTACCTGCTCTACCCTGACGC
- a CDS encoding SGNH/GDSL hydrolase family protein produces the protein MGDSFTEGVGDPEERCAGGLRGWADRVAEELSAGRTDFAYANLAIRGLLLGQILDQQTEPALELKPDLITLSAGGNDMVFHRTDPDKLAARLEAGVERLSATGATIMLFAGPDWRRTPILGRSRSRIAIFNENIRIVAAAHNCLLVDLWTLPGLRDPQMWDPDRLHFSPLGHHTIAMQVLDTLQVAHSLQPLEPKSLPLSNWRDARAGDIAWARNYFLPWAWQRIAPQRIPLPLVHDHPAPKPLLPKRPVFAPVYAVRTVAVKAVAEFLS, from the coding sequence ATGGGAGATTCGTTTACCGAGGGTGTTGGCGACCCCGAGGAACGCTGCGCCGGCGGGCTCCGGGGCTGGGCGGACCGGGTGGCAGAGGAGCTCAGCGCGGGGCGGACGGACTTTGCCTACGCCAATCTGGCCATCCGTGGCCTGCTCTTGGGCCAGATTCTTGACCAGCAGACAGAGCCGGCGCTGGAGCTGAAGCCGGACCTGATAACGCTGTCGGCCGGCGGCAATGACATGGTGTTCCACCGGACCGACCCGGACAAGCTGGCTGCCAGGCTGGAGGCCGGCGTCGAACGGCTCAGTGCCACCGGTGCCACCATCATGCTGTTCGCCGGGCCGGATTGGCGGCGTACGCCTATCCTGGGGCGGAGCCGCTCCCGGATAGCCATCTTCAACGAGAACATCCGGATTGTCGCCGCCGCGCACAACTGCCTGCTGGTGGACCTGTGGACGCTGCCTGGACTCAGGGATCCGCAGATGTGGGACCCGGACCGGTTGCACTTCTCGCCGCTGGGCCACCACACCATTGCCATGCAGGTGCTGGACACTCTGCAGGTAGCGCACTCGCTGCAGCCGCTGGAGCCGAAGTCCCTGCCGCTCAGCAACTGGCGCGACGCCCGGGCCGGGGACATCGCCTGGGCGCGGAACTATTTCCTGCCGTGGGCGTGGCAGCGCATCGCGCCGCAGCGCATTCCGCTGCCACTCGTCCACGACCATCCGGCCCCGAAGCCCCTGCTGCCGAAGCGGCCGGTGTTCGCCCCGGTTTATGCCGTGCGGACCGTGGCGGTGAAGGCCGTAGCTGAGTTCCTGTCGTAG